In Portunus trituberculatus isolate SZX2019 chromosome 24, ASM1759143v1, whole genome shotgun sequence, a single genomic region encodes these proteins:
- the LOC123508125 gene encoding uncharacterized protein LOC123508125 isoform X1 encodes MIVTHLPTDLPPSANDQTLNTRTRPMTQQPPGTHFHKLFNKKQMPSLTFKKLAKNMETTEVSTKVSEFENLKTLMNNLRQILGHTQPSNSISLLPSGHGPYCKGITITGPAHAIMRQMLTEASNAAIQLKNAAAAARSRTPGRNYAAKWVKLPNLQQCGHHTLTLTR; translated from the exons AGACCTCCCTCCCAGTGCAAATG ATCAAACCTTGAACACCAGGACCAGACCCATGACCCAGCAGCCTCCAGGGACACACTTCCACAAGCTGTTCAACAAAAAGCAAATGCCTTCACTGACCTTCAAGAAGCTGGCAAAGAATATGGAGACTACAGAGGTGTCAACTAAAGTCTCTGAATTTGAAAATTTGAAGACCTTAATGAACAATTTGAGACAGATACTTGGGCACACCCAGCCATCTAATTCCATCAGCTTGCTACCCAGTGGGCATGGACCTTACTGCAAAGGCATTACCATCACAGGCCCTGCACACGCCATCATGAGGCAGATGTTAACAGAAGCATCCAATGCTGCCATACAGCTTAAG AATGCTGCTGCGGCAGCGAGATCAAGGACACCAGGAAGGAACTACGCTGCCAAATGGGTGAAGTTGCCAAATTTGCAGCAGTGTGGTCACCATACATTGACCCTTACAAGGTGA
- the LOC123508126 gene encoding SUMO-conjugating enzyme UBC9-B has protein sequence MSGIAIARLAEERKAWRKDHPFGFIARPTKNPDGTLNLMNWECAIPGKKGTPWESGLYRLRMIFKDDYPSTPPKCKFEPPLFHPNVYPSGTVCLSLLDEEKDWRPAITIKQILLGIQDLLNDPNIKDPAQAEAYTIYCQNRLEYEKRVRAQAKAMSAPFE, from the exons ATGTCTGGAATTGCCATTGCTCGTCTGGCTGAGGAGAGAAAGGCATGGAGGAAAGATCATCCTTTT GGGTTCATTGCTCGGCCTACAAAGAACCCAGATGGCACCCTGAACCTCATGAACTGGGAATGTGCCATCCCTGGCAAGAAAGGG ACACCGTGGGAGAGTGGCCTGTACAGATTGCGCATGATCTTCAAAGACGATTACCCCTCCACTCCACCCAAGTGCAAATTTGAACCACCTCTCTTCCATCCCAATGTCTACCCATCAG GAACAGTATGTCTGTCCCtgctggatgaagagaaggactgGAGGCCCGCCATTACAATCAAGCAGATTCTCTTGGGAATTCAGGACCTCCTCAACGATCCCAACATCAAGGACCCTGCACAGGCCGAGGCGTATACCATCTACTG CCAAAACCGATTGGAATATGAGAAGAGAGTGCGAGCACAGGCCAAGGCAATGTCTGCCCCATTTGAATAA